One window of Paenibacillus albicereus genomic DNA carries:
- a CDS encoding acetylxylan esterase — protein MPMLDLPLEQLRRYEGINPRPDDFDAYWERALQELDATAPEVELVPSSFQVPTADCFDLYFTGVRGARIHAKYIRPKNVPEPHAALLQFHGYSGNAGDWADKLSYASLGYSVFSMDCRGQGGGSEDRGGVKGNTLNGHIIRGLDGEPDDLLFRHIFLDTAQLARIAMDRPEVDAERIGATGWSQGGALTIACAALEPRVKRLAPVYPFLSDYRRVWEMDLAKDAYAELRNYFRSFDPQHKREQEIFTRLGYIDIQHLAPRIQGETLLGVGLMDSICPPSTQFAAYNKITAPKSLEIYPDFGHEGLPGLHDTIMQFMLRSL, from the coding sequence ATGCCAATGCTAGACCTGCCGCTCGAGCAGCTGCGCCGCTACGAGGGCATCAATCCACGACCGGACGATTTCGACGCTTACTGGGAGCGCGCGCTGCAGGAGCTGGACGCGACCGCTCCCGAGGTCGAGCTCGTGCCGTCCAGCTTCCAGGTGCCGACCGCGGACTGCTTCGACCTGTACTTCACCGGCGTGCGCGGCGCTCGCATCCATGCCAAGTATATCCGGCCGAAAAACGTGCCCGAGCCCCACGCGGCGCTGTTGCAGTTTCACGGCTACTCCGGCAATGCCGGCGACTGGGCCGACAAGCTGAGCTACGCTTCGCTCGGCTACTCCGTCTTCTCCATGGACTGCCGGGGGCAGGGCGGCGGCTCCGAGGACCGCGGCGGCGTCAAGGGCAACACGCTGAACGGCCATATCATCCGCGGCCTCGACGGCGAGCCGGACGATCTGCTGTTCCGGCACATCTTCCTCGATACGGCGCAGCTCGCCCGCATCGCCATGGACAGGCCGGAGGTCGACGCGGAGCGCATCGGCGCGACCGGCTGGTCGCAGGGCGGCGCGCTGACGATCGCCTGCGCGGCGCTGGAGCCGCGCGTGAAGCGGCTGGCGCCGGTGTATCCGTTCCTGAGCGACTACCGCCGCGTGTGGGAGATGGATCTGGCCAAGGACGCCTACGCCGAGCTGCGGAATTATTTCCGCTCGTTCGATCCGCAGCATAAGCGCGAGCAGGAGATCTTCACGCGCCTCGGCTACATCGACATCCAGCATCTGGCGCCGCGCATCCAGGGCGAGACGCTGCTGGGCGTCGGACTGATGGACTCGATCTGCCCGCCGTCGACCCAGTTCGCCGCGTACAACAAGATCACGGCACCTAAGTCGCTGGAGATTTACCCCGACTTCGGGCACGAAGGGCTGCCGGGCCTGCATGATACGATCATGCAGTTCATGCTGCGGAGCCTGTAG
- a CDS encoding M15 family metallopeptidase, with product MSRMQKAAWLAAAAALLLSACGAGGQEAASGGREAAGSSANAAALPGAAGASPGAVAEPRAGVEPGAPASPGDAAGPRAAAGSGAAVSPGVAASPAPDGPVSAQPSPGAAGAGTAMTPKPDAPSKEEKPVPERKRKLPSGFVYVDEVIPTAQYEIRYYTDHNFVGARLDGYKAPYAILSRQAAEALQEAHDFVTSKGYGLKIFDAYRPAKAVRQFVAWSKDPADQRMKEEFYPEVDKAKAFQLGYISSRSGHSRGSTVDLTLFELKTGQEADMGSPFDFFGTISSHGTPNIGKAPSERRALLKRAMERAGFKPYSKEWWHYTLKDEPYPRRYYDFDIE from the coding sequence ATGAGTCGAATGCAAAAAGCCGCTTGGCTGGCAGCGGCCGCCGCGCTGCTGCTGAGCGCCTGCGGCGCGGGCGGCCAAGAGGCGGCCAGCGGAGGCCGAGAGGCGGCTGGGAGCAGCGCGAACGCCGCCGCGCTGCCGGGCGCGGCCGGCGCATCGCCGGGAGCGGTCGCCGAGCCGAGAGCCGGCGTCGAGCCAGGCGCTCCCGCTTCGCCAGGCGACGCTGCGGGACCTCGCGCAGCCGCCGGTTCCGGCGCAGCCGTCTCGCCGGGCGTTGCCGCATCGCCCGCTCCCGACGGCCCGGTCTCCGCGCAGCCTTCGCCGGGCGCAGCCGGGGCGGGGACGGCGATGACGCCCAAGCCGGACGCGCCGTCCAAGGAGGAGAAGCCCGTGCCCGAACGCAAGCGCAAGCTGCCGTCCGGCTTCGTCTATGTGGACGAAGTCATTCCGACGGCTCAATACGAGATTCGCTACTACACGGACCATAACTTCGTTGGCGCGAGGCTGGACGGCTACAAGGCTCCCTATGCCATTTTGAGCCGGCAGGCGGCGGAGGCGCTCCAGGAAGCCCATGACTTCGTGACGTCCAAGGGCTACGGCCTCAAGATCTTCGACGCCTACCGTCCGGCCAAGGCGGTGCGGCAGTTCGTCGCCTGGTCCAAGGACCCCGCCGACCAGCGGATGAAGGAGGAATTCTACCCCGAGGTGGACAAGGCGAAGGCGTTCCAGCTCGGCTACATTTCTTCGCGCTCCGGCCATTCGCGGGGCAGCACGGTCGATCTGACGCTGTTCGAGCTGAAGACGGGCCAGGAGGCCGACATGGGCTCGCCGTTCGATTTTTTCGGGACCATCTCCAGCCACGGCACGCCCAACATCGGCAAAGCCCCGTCGGAGCGGCGCGCTCTGCTCAAGCGGGCGATGGAGCGGGCCGGCTTCAAGCCCTACAGCAAGGAATGGTGGCATTACACGCTGAAGGACGAGCCGTACCCGCGCCGATACTACGACTTCGACATCGAGTAG
- the pflA gene encoding pyruvate formate-lyase-activating protein, protein MHTGRIHSIETFGTLDGPGIRFVLFLQGCALQCRYCHNPDSWDASAGQPRTVEEVLAEIEPYVDDYKSSGGGITVTGGEPTLQAPFVAELFRECKKRWGLHTALDSSGFCDPHHAEALLAATDLVLLDLKYMDSEGHRRLTTQPNERILAFARHLSRRGIPMWVRRVLVPELTDHAADLLELGRFLAGLRTVEKVEVLPYHRMGVFKWQQLGRSYSLEGCREPDAKEVERAVDWIERGRREGAAAEQKRLARLYE, encoded by the coding sequence ATGCACACCGGGAGAATCCACTCTATCGAGACGTTCGGCACGCTCGACGGTCCGGGCATCCGCTTCGTGCTGTTCCTGCAGGGCTGCGCCTTGCAATGCCGGTATTGCCATAACCCCGACAGCTGGGATGCGTCGGCGGGCCAGCCGCGCACGGTCGAAGAGGTGCTGGCCGAAATCGAGCCTTACGTCGACGACTACAAAAGCTCCGGCGGCGGCATCACGGTCACCGGGGGCGAGCCGACGCTGCAAGCCCCGTTCGTAGCCGAGCTGTTCCGCGAATGCAAGAAGCGCTGGGGGCTGCACACGGCCCTCGACTCCTCCGGCTTCTGCGATCCGCATCACGCCGAGGCGCTGCTGGCGGCGACGGATCTCGTGCTGCTCGATTTGAAATACATGGACTCGGAAGGCCACCGCAGGCTGACGACGCAGCCCAACGAGCGCATCCTGGCGTTCGCCCGCCACCTGTCGCGCCGAGGCATCCCGATGTGGGTCCGCCGCGTGCTCGTGCCGGAGCTGACGGACCACGCCGCCGACCTGCTGGAGCTCGGCCGCTTCCTTGCAGGCTTGCGCACGGTCGAGAAGGTCGAGGTGCTGCCTTACCACCGGATGGGCGTGTTCAAGTGGCAGCAGCTCGGACGATCCTACTCGCTGGAAGGCTGCCGCGAACCCGACGCCAAAGAAGTCGAGCGCGCCGTCGACTGGATCGAGCGAGGCCGCCGGGAAGGGGCCGCTGCTGAACAAAAGCGCTTAGCGAGGCTTTACGAATGA
- the pflB gene encoding formate C-acetyltransferase: MAIYEKEIRAAEGQEAWRGFRRGNWQRAIDVSGFIGANLTPYEGDEGFLAEPTEATRALWEEVLRLLKRERDNGGVLDISTDVVSTIVSHGPGYIDRPLERVVGLQTDAPLKRSVQPFGGIRMVIDACEAYGYKADEAMVKTFTDIRKTHNQGVFDAYTAEMRLARKAGIITGLPDAYGRGRIIGDYRRVALYGVDRLVADKKAELKQREGAPMSESLIRQREELSEQVRALGELKQMAASYGFDLSEPAATAQEAVQWLYFAYLAAIKEQNGAAMSIGRISSFLDIYIERDLAEGRLDEAQAQELVDHLVMKLRLVKFLRTPDYNELFSGDPTWVTESIGGMGLDGRSRVTKSSFRFLHTLYNLGPAPEPNLTVLWSKQLPQAFKEYCAKVSIDTSSIQYENDDLMRPLYGDDYGIACCVSAMRIGKQMQFFGARANLAKALLYAINGGVDEKLGEQVGPAYAPITADVLDYKEVLRRYDGMLDWLAGLYIDTLNVIHYMHDKYSYERIEMALHDTDLVRTMACGIAGLSVVADSLSAIKHAQVRPVRDERGLAVDFEIEGDYPQYGNNDDRVDRIAVELTERFMTKLKRHETYRGAVHTQSVLTITSNVVYGKKTGSTPDGRKAGEPFAPGANPMHGRDRKGALASLNSVAKLPYDSSLDGISNTFSIVPKALGKEADVRVKNLVSLLDGYGAKGGHHLNVNVFNREQLMDAMEHPEQYPQLTIRVSGYAVNFIKLTREQQLDVINRTFHGAV; this comes from the coding sequence ATGGCCATCTACGAAAAGGAAATCCGAGCGGCGGAAGGACAGGAGGCTTGGAGGGGGTTCCGTCGCGGCAACTGGCAGCGCGCCATCGACGTGAGCGGCTTCATCGGCGCCAATCTGACCCCGTACGAGGGCGACGAGGGCTTCCTCGCCGAGCCGACGGAGGCGACGCGCGCGCTGTGGGAGGAGGTGCTGCGGCTTCTGAAGCGGGAGCGTGACAATGGCGGGGTGCTCGACATCTCGACGGACGTCGTCTCGACGATCGTCTCGCACGGCCCCGGCTACATCGACCGGCCGCTGGAGCGGGTCGTCGGGCTGCAGACGGACGCGCCGCTGAAGCGCTCCGTGCAGCCTTTCGGCGGCATCCGCATGGTGATCGACGCCTGCGAGGCGTACGGCTACAAGGCCGACGAGGCGATGGTGAAGACGTTCACCGACATCCGCAAGACGCATAACCAGGGCGTGTTCGACGCCTACACGGCGGAGATGCGCCTGGCGCGCAAGGCCGGCATCATCACCGGCCTGCCGGACGCCTACGGCCGCGGCCGCATCATCGGCGACTACCGCCGCGTGGCGCTGTACGGCGTCGATCGGCTCGTCGCCGACAAGAAGGCCGAGCTGAAGCAGCGCGAGGGCGCGCCGATGAGCGAGAGCCTTATCCGCCAGCGCGAGGAGCTGTCCGAGCAGGTCCGGGCGCTCGGCGAGCTGAAGCAGATGGCGGCCTCGTACGGGTTCGACCTGTCGGAGCCGGCCGCGACGGCCCAGGAAGCGGTGCAGTGGCTGTATTTCGCCTACCTCGCGGCCATCAAGGAGCAGAACGGCGCGGCGATGAGCATCGGGCGCATCTCCAGCTTCCTCGACATCTACATCGAGCGCGACCTTGCCGAAGGCCGCCTCGACGAGGCGCAGGCGCAGGAGCTGGTCGACCATCTCGTGATGAAGCTGCGCCTGGTCAAGTTCCTGCGGACGCCGGACTACAACGAGCTGTTCAGCGGCGACCCGACGTGGGTGACGGAATCGATCGGCGGCATGGGGCTGGACGGACGCTCGCGGGTGACCAAGAGCAGCTTCCGCTTCCTGCACACGCTGTACAATCTCGGTCCCGCGCCGGAGCCGAACCTGACGGTGCTCTGGTCGAAGCAGCTGCCGCAGGCGTTCAAGGAATACTGCGCCAAGGTGTCGATCGACACGAGCTCGATCCAGTACGAGAACGACGACCTGATGCGGCCGCTGTACGGCGACGACTACGGCATCGCGTGCTGCGTGTCGGCGATGCGGATCGGCAAGCAGATGCAGTTTTTCGGCGCGCGGGCGAATCTGGCGAAGGCGCTGCTGTACGCGATCAACGGCGGCGTCGACGAGAAGCTCGGCGAGCAGGTCGGACCCGCGTACGCGCCGATCACGGCGGACGTGCTCGACTACAAGGAGGTGCTCAGGCGCTACGACGGCATGCTCGACTGGCTGGCGGGGCTGTACATCGATACGCTCAACGTCATCCACTACATGCACGACAAGTACAGCTACGAGCGCATCGAGATGGCGCTGCACGACACCGACCTCGTGCGCACGATGGCCTGCGGCATCGCCGGCCTGTCGGTCGTCGCCGACTCGCTCAGCGCGATCAAGCACGCCCAGGTGCGTCCGGTGCGCGACGAGCGCGGGCTGGCGGTCGACTTCGAGATCGAGGGCGACTATCCGCAGTACGGCAACAACGACGACCGCGTCGACCGCATCGCCGTGGAGCTGACGGAGCGCTTCATGACCAAGCTGAAGCGGCATGAGACGTACCGCGGCGCGGTGCATACGCAGTCGGTGCTGACGATCACGTCGAACGTCGTCTATGGCAAAAAGACCGGCAGCACGCCGGACGGCCGCAAGGCCGGCGAGCCTTTCGCCCCCGGTGCGAACCCGATGCACGGCCGCGACCGCAAGGGCGCGCTCGCCTCGCTGAACTCGGTCGCCAAGCTGCCGTACGACAGCAGCCTCGACGGCATCTCGAACACGTTCTCGATCGTGCCGAAGGCGCTCGGCAAGGAAGCCGACGTCCGCGTGAAGAACCTCGTCTCGCTGCTCGACGGCTATGGCGCGAAGGGCGGGCACCACTTGAACGTGAACGTGTTCAACCGCGAGCAGCTGATGGACGCGATGGAGCATCCGGAGCAGTACCCGCAGCTGACGATCCGCGTGTCGGGGTATGCGGTGAACTTCATCAAGCTGACGCGCGAGCAGCAGCTGGACGTCATCAACCGGACGTTCCACGGGGCGGTGTGA
- a CDS encoding Crp/Fnr family transcriptional regulator has product MDAASGFTKQQTAPGNSAAFSADSFAKLSALMRKHRIPAGGHVFWEGEPAEYWYYLERGHVKGLKSSAEGKAFTLYRYKQGDFFGQLGFDGEPSQSFSAVARTDCVIHFIPRGELEFALWRYGSLALECIGWMSQMNRHTQTKLRDLMLYGKPGALCSTLIRMANTYGMPVDDGILLTERITNSELAETIGAARESVNRLLADYRRAGALSMRQGHIVIHDMEPLMQLCRCEGCPKEICRM; this is encoded by the coding sequence ATGGATGCAGCAAGCGGCTTCACCAAGCAGCAGACGGCTCCGGGCAACTCGGCCGCCTTTTCCGCGGACAGCTTCGCCAAGCTGTCGGCGCTCATGCGCAAGCACCGGATCCCGGCGGGCGGGCATGTGTTCTGGGAGGGCGAGCCGGCGGAGTACTGGTACTACCTGGAGCGCGGCCATGTCAAAGGGCTGAAATCCAGCGCGGAGGGCAAGGCGTTCACGCTGTACCGCTACAAGCAAGGCGACTTCTTCGGCCAGCTCGGCTTCGACGGCGAGCCGTCGCAGAGCTTCAGCGCCGTCGCCCGGACCGACTGCGTCATCCACTTCATCCCTCGCGGCGAGCTGGAGTTCGCGCTGTGGCGGTACGGCAGCCTGGCGCTGGAGTGCATCGGGTGGATGAGCCAGATGAACCGGCACACGCAGACGAAGCTGCGCGACCTGATGCTCTACGGCAAGCCCGGCGCGCTCTGCTCCACGCTCATCCGCATGGCCAACACGTATGGCATGCCCGTGGACGACGGCATCCTCCTCACCGAGCGCATCACCAACTCCGAGCTGGCCGAAACGATCGGAGCCGCGCGCGAAAGCGTCAACCGGCTGCTCGCCGACTATCGCCGTGCCGGCGCGCTGTCGATGCGGCAGGGCCACATCGTCATCCATGACATGGAGCCGCTCATGCAGCTATGCCGCTGCGAGGGCTGTCCGAAGGAAATCTGCCGCATGTAG
- a CDS encoding pentapeptide repeat-containing protein yields MGETRKKLKLEAPRLPAEPERLSLPSRLSTRDMFEHGLVEGERLEEQDADKVVFDGVVFRGVSFDSAQLRSLELTDVLFDKCDLSNADLSRAVIHRAQFRSCKLVGADLSDAMLRNVLVEDCQLDYVNLRAADLKGVVFADSSLNRSDFCMAKLAKTELHRCKLDGALLGTPLKGIDLSDCEFNGLSCSPDDLRGCIISREQAFVFAALFGMVLKD; encoded by the coding sequence ATGGGAGAGACGCGAAAGAAGCTGAAGCTGGAAGCGCCGCGGCTGCCGGCGGAGCCGGAGAGGCTGTCGCTGCCCTCGCGGCTGAGCACGCGGGACATGTTCGAGCACGGGCTCGTCGAAGGAGAGCGGCTGGAGGAGCAGGATGCCGACAAGGTCGTCTTCGACGGCGTCGTCTTCCGCGGGGTCTCGTTCGACTCCGCCCAGCTGCGGAGCCTGGAGCTGACGGACGTGCTGTTCGACAAATGCGACCTGTCCAACGCCGACCTGAGCCGCGCCGTGATCCACCGCGCGCAGTTCCGCTCGTGCAAGCTCGTCGGCGCCGATCTGAGCGACGCGATGCTGCGCAACGTGCTCGTCGAGGACTGCCAGCTCGACTACGTGAACCTGCGGGCCGCCGACCTCAAAGGGGTCGTGTTCGCCGACAGCTCGTTGAACCGCTCGGACTTCTGCATGGCCAAGCTCGCCAAGACGGAGCTCCATCGCTGCAAGCTCGACGGCGCGCTGCTCGGGACGCCGCTCAAGGGCATCGATCTGAGCGATTGCGAATTCAACGGCCTGTCCTGCAGTCCGGACGATCTGCGGGGCTGCATCATCTCGCGCGAGCAGGCGTTCGTCTTCGCCGCGCTGTTCGGCATGGTGCTGAAGGACTGA